A single genomic interval of Microbacterium oleivorans harbors:
- the pdxT gene encoding pyridoxal 5'-phosphate synthase glutaminase subunit PdxT encodes MGRALSAAAPRVGVLALQGDVREHARTLDALGAVVSLVRRPGELRDIDGLVLPGGESSVIDKLARAFDLQAPIRDAIAGGLPVYGTCAGMILLADRLDGGIAGQETFGGLDVTVSRNAFGGQTESFEAELTVEEFVAPVSAAFIRAPVVTEWGSGVRVLASLPGGRAVAVEQGRILATAFHPEVSGEHRFHERFLGRVREARASSR; translated from the coding sequence GTGGGGCGTGCGCTGAGTGCCGCAGCCCCGCGGGTGGGCGTGTTGGCGCTGCAGGGCGACGTGCGGGAGCACGCGCGCACCCTCGACGCGCTCGGGGCCGTCGTCTCGCTGGTGCGCCGTCCGGGCGAACTCCGCGACATCGACGGCCTCGTGCTGCCCGGCGGAGAGTCGAGCGTGATCGACAAGCTCGCCCGCGCCTTCGACCTGCAGGCGCCCATCCGCGACGCGATCGCGGGCGGCCTCCCGGTCTACGGCACGTGCGCGGGGATGATCCTCCTCGCCGATCGACTCGACGGCGGGATCGCGGGTCAGGAGACCTTCGGCGGGCTCGACGTCACGGTCTCGCGCAACGCGTTCGGAGGTCAAACCGAATCGTTCGAGGCCGAGCTCACGGTCGAGGAGTTCGTCGCCCCCGTCTCGGCGGCGTTCATCCGGGCGCCCGTCGTGACGGAGTGGGGCAGCGGGGTACGGGTGCTCGCGTCCCTTCCGGGCGGACGCGCGGTCGCCGTGGAGCAGGGACGGATCCTGGCCACCGCATTCCATCCGGAGGTCTCCGGGGAGCATCGCTTCCACGAGCGCTTCCTCGGCCGCGTCCGTGAGGCGCGAGCGTCATCCCGGTAA
- the pdxS gene encoding pyridoxal 5'-phosphate synthase lyase subunit PdxS produces MLKGGVIMDVVTAEEARIAEDAGAVAVMALERVPADIRAQGGVARMSDPDLIDDIIGSVSIPVMAKARIGHFVEARVLQELGVDYVDESEVLSPADYANHIDKWGFTVPFVCGATNLGEALRRITEGAAMIRSKGEAGTGDVSEATRHIRTITAEIRALGAKSADELYVAAKELQAPYELVAEVAATGELPVVLFTAGGVATPADAAMMMQLGADGVFVGSGIFKSGDPARRAAAIVKATTFHDDPGVVAAASRGLGEAMVGINVADLPAPHRLAERGW; encoded by the coding sequence ATGCTCAAGGGCGGCGTCATCATGGACGTCGTCACCGCCGAGGAGGCGCGCATCGCCGAGGATGCCGGCGCCGTGGCCGTCATGGCCCTCGAGCGTGTGCCCGCCGACATCCGCGCCCAGGGCGGCGTGGCCCGGATGAGCGACCCCGACCTCATCGACGACATCATCGGATCGGTGTCGATCCCGGTGATGGCGAAGGCCCGCATCGGCCATTTCGTCGAGGCCCGCGTGCTGCAGGAGCTCGGCGTGGACTACGTCGACGAGTCCGAGGTGCTCTCACCGGCCGACTACGCGAATCACATCGACAAGTGGGGCTTCACCGTCCCCTTCGTCTGCGGCGCCACCAACCTCGGCGAGGCGCTGCGGCGGATCACCGAGGGGGCGGCCATGATCCGCTCGAAGGGCGAGGCGGGCACGGGGGATGTCTCCGAGGCGACCCGCCACATCCGCACCATCACCGCGGAGATCCGCGCCCTCGGTGCGAAGAGCGCGGACGAGCTGTATGTCGCCGCCAAGGAGCTGCAGGCGCCCTACGAGCTCGTCGCCGAGGTCGCGGCGACGGGCGAGCTGCCGGTCGTGCTGTTCACCGCCGGGGGAGTGGCGACCCCCGCCGACGCGGCGATGATGATGCAGCTCGGTGCCGACGGCGTGTTCGTCGGGTCGGGCATCTTCAAGTCCGGCGACCCGGCACGGCGTGCGGCTGCGATCGTCAAGGCGACGACGTTCCACGACGACCCGGGCGTCGTCGCCGCCGCGTCCCGCGGGCTGGGCGAGGCGATGGTCGGCATCAACGTCGCCGATCTGCCGGCACCGCATCGCCTCGCCGAGCGCGGGTGGTGA
- a CDS encoding aminotransferase class I/II-fold pyridoxal phosphate-dependent enzyme: MTSRDAITGHTAGDIADSVRMLLERGVLRADDALPPVRALADDLGVNRNTVVAAYRLLAQAGVVVARGRGGTRIADIAPIAAEGMADTVLRDVGSGNPDPTRIPDPSGVLARVAHRPVLYGEPVVDHGLEAWARAWFAADARAGERVDLTVTGGAVDAVERLLAQALTRDDAVALEDPCFLASIHTVRLAGYRAIPVPVDAEGMTVAGLRDALAAGARAVVITPRAQNPTGASLSDRRAAELRAVLSEHPYVLIIEDDHFSLLSTRPYRSVIGPEHRRWARVRSVSKFLGPDMCLAVTASDPVTAERMSLRLGSGTTWVSHLLQRLAHALLTDDDAVATIAAAREHYAARNSAFADRLSRAGLACVPGDGLSLWVEVPGTARTVADALMRRGWLARTGDEFRLSADEPSRHLRLTVHDLDDDDADALARDLAAAALTPSRKV, from the coding sequence ATGACTTCCCGCGACGCCATCACCGGGCACACCGCCGGTGACATCGCCGACAGCGTTCGGATGCTGCTCGAGCGCGGTGTCCTGCGCGCCGACGACGCGCTCCCGCCGGTGCGGGCCCTCGCCGACGACCTCGGAGTCAACCGAAACACGGTGGTGGCGGCGTACCGACTGCTCGCACAGGCGGGTGTCGTCGTCGCGCGCGGTCGCGGCGGCACACGCATCGCCGACATCGCTCCCATCGCAGCGGAGGGGATGGCCGACACGGTCCTCCGCGATGTCGGCTCGGGGAACCCCGATCCGACGCGCATCCCCGATCCGAGCGGGGTGCTCGCGCGCGTCGCGCACCGGCCGGTGCTGTACGGGGAGCCGGTCGTCGATCACGGACTCGAGGCGTGGGCGCGAGCGTGGTTCGCCGCCGATGCGCGGGCCGGCGAGCGCGTCGATCTGACCGTCACCGGCGGCGCCGTCGATGCGGTCGAGCGACTCCTGGCCCAAGCACTCACCCGAGACGACGCCGTCGCGCTCGAAGATCCGTGCTTCCTCGCGAGCATCCATACGGTGCGCCTCGCCGGATATCGCGCCATCCCGGTTCCCGTCGATGCCGAGGGCATGACGGTCGCGGGCCTGCGAGACGCCCTCGCGGCCGGCGCCCGCGCCGTCGTCATCACACCGCGCGCTCAGAACCCGACGGGCGCCAGTCTCTCGGACCGGCGCGCGGCGGAGCTGCGGGCCGTGCTGAGCGAGCACCCCTACGTCCTCATCATCGAGGACGACCACTTCTCGCTGCTCTCGACCCGTCCCTACCGATCGGTGATCGGCCCGGAGCACCGCCGATGGGCACGGGTGCGATCGGTGTCGAAGTTCCTCGGCCCCGACATGTGCCTCGCGGTGACGGCATCCGATCCGGTCACCGCCGAGCGCATGTCTTTGCGTCTCGGGTCGGGCACGACCTGGGTGAGCCACCTGCTGCAGCGCCTCGCGCATGCGCTGCTGACCGACGACGACGCCGTTGCGACGATCGCCGCCGCGCGCGAGCACTACGCCGCGCGCAACAGCGCCTTCGCCGACCGTCTCTCGCGGGCGGGCCTCGCCTGCGTGCCCGGAGACGGGCTGAGTCTGTGGGTCGAGGTGCCCGGCACGGCCCGCACGGTCGCCGACGCCCTCATGCGCCGCGGCTGGCTCGCCCGCACCGGCGACGAGTTCCGACTCTCTGCCGATGAGCCCTCTCGCCATCTGCGTCTCACCGTCCACGACCTCGACGACGACGACGCCGACGCGCTCGCACGCGACCTCGCCGCCGCCGCTCTGACCCCCTCCCGAAAGGTATGA